In Chryseobacterium gleum, a single genomic region encodes these proteins:
- a CDS encoding ATP-grasp domain-containing protein: protein MKTILIINGENYWKEYFAGFDVIQKRVQTSEFIIKDSSLYVTDTDGVCKPDIIFWRLGAINPDPKYRNILELINYSGVPCVNSASTLLMGYERLTMLNTLKKLGLPVIKFNVATSTHHLKNLEMKFPFVAKVGNHHGGYGKSLVSTEEQWEELKDLLFIHQDYVTIEKFIDYTYDIRYLAINDKVWAMKRRGKYWKANSLTQEYQLLNPEDEWIEKVQLLQKHVKADIVAIDVLETKNGEKVILEYNDIPGLSGFPEDAKLELSMTVKSK from the coding sequence ATGAAAACAATTTTAATTATCAATGGAGAAAATTACTGGAAGGAATACTTTGCTGGATTTGATGTGATTCAGAAGAGAGTTCAGACATCCGAATTTATCATAAAAGATTCTTCATTATATGTAACAGATACAGATGGAGTTTGCAAGCCGGATATTATCTTCTGGAGATTGGGAGCGATTAATCCCGACCCCAAATACAGAAATATTTTAGAATTGATTAACTATTCTGGAGTGCCTTGTGTTAATTCAGCTTCCACATTATTGATGGGATATGAAAGGTTGACAATGCTGAACACCCTTAAAAAATTAGGTTTACCAGTTATCAAATTTAATGTTGCGACAAGTACTCATCATTTGAAGAACCTAGAAATGAAATTTCCTTTCGTCGCTAAAGTAGGAAACCACCATGGAGGATATGGGAAAAGTCTGGTTTCAACTGAAGAGCAGTGGGAGGAACTGAAAGATCTATTATTCATTCACCAGGATTATGTGACCATCGAAAAATTCATTGATTATACATATGATATTCGATATCTGGCCATAAATGATAAAGTTTGGGCCATGAAAAGAAGAGGAAAATATTGGAAAGCCAATTCTTTAACTCAGGAATACCAACTTCTAAATCCGGAAGATGAATGGATTGAAAAAGTACAACTTTTACAGAAACATGTCAAAGCTGATATAGTTGCCATTGATGTATTGGAAACAAAGAATGGAGAAAAAGTAATTTTAGAATATAATGATATTCCAGGTCTATCGGGGTTTCCCGAAGACGCAAAGTTGGAGTTATCAATGACAGTAAAAAGTAAATAA
- a CDS encoding ATP-grasp domain-containing protein, which produces MYFLIQANVYLDPDHYKIFDALEELNIDYDVINIPPAAEKIDFKTDRKDVFVYGSVTIARLAKQNTDWFPGSFYGGNHLYEVYSKYYGENLLNYNVSVHTISGQLNWEKDEIKFIKPYNEAKIFTGKVFTETEWKDFVFEALESQNNRINEDSLIQVSKAKRTIKEARLWIVGGQIIDGGYYKFNDNAPFEEKVSEDGLSFAHEMIKLFNLEEAFVMDICLTEEGWKIVEINCMNSSGFYPNTNVKSVIKALNIYFSN; this is translated from the coding sequence ATGTATTTTTTAATTCAGGCTAATGTCTATTTAGATCCGGATCACTATAAAATCTTTGATGCATTGGAAGAATTGAATATAGATTATGACGTAATTAACATTCCTCCAGCCGCAGAGAAAATAGATTTCAAAACAGATAGAAAAGATGTTTTTGTATACGGTTCGGTGACAATTGCAAGATTAGCGAAACAAAATACAGACTGGTTTCCGGGTTCTTTTTACGGAGGAAATCATCTGTATGAAGTATATTCAAAATATTATGGTGAAAACCTCCTTAACTACAATGTTTCTGTTCATACAATTTCCGGACAGTTGAATTGGGAAAAAGATGAAATAAAATTCATTAAACCATATAATGAAGCAAAAATTTTTACAGGAAAAGTTTTCACGGAAACAGAATGGAAAGATTTTGTATTTGAAGCTTTGGAATCTCAAAATAATAGAATTAATGAAGATTCGTTGATACAGGTTTCTAAAGCAAAACGAACAATAAAAGAAGCAAGACTTTGGATAGTTGGAGGGCAGATTATCGATGGAGGCTATTATAAATTTAATGATAATGCTCCTTTTGAAGAAAAAGTTTCAGAAGATGGATTAAGCTTCGCTCATGAAATGATTAAGCTTTTTAATCTTGAAGAAGCTTTTGTAATGGATATCTGTTTAACGGAAGAAGGCTGGAAAATAGTGGAAATAAATTGCATGAACAGTTCTGGATTTTATCCGAACACGAATGTGAAAAGTGTGATTAAAGCACTAAACATTTATTTTTCAAATTAA
- a CDS encoding cyclic-phosphate processing receiver domain-containing protein → MEKTKRLLFLDDIRYPIEAYHYTKQDIFLRSDWHIVRNYEQFVNRILEKGLPVMISFDHDLADEHYLKQDSQEFVEKTGYDCAKWLVEYCMDYYLDLPEFYCHSMNPVGKKNILSLLKTLKTKTK, encoded by the coding sequence ATGGAAAAAACAAAAAGATTATTATTTCTGGATGATATAAGGTATCCGATCGAGGCTTATCATTATACGAAACAGGATATTTTCCTCAGAAGTGACTGGCACATTGTTCGGAATTACGAGCAGTTTGTCAACAGGATTTTGGAAAAAGGACTTCCGGTGATGATCTCTTTTGACCATGATCTGGCTGATGAACATTATCTGAAACAGGATTCTCAGGAATTTGTTGAAAAAACAGGATACGACTGTGCCAAATGGCTGGTAGAATATTGTATGGATTATTATCTGGACCTTCCAGAATTTTACTGTCATTCCATGAATCCGGTAGGTAAGAAAAATATTCTTTCCCTTTTAAAAACTTTAAAAACTAAAACAAAATGA
- a CDS encoding RNA ligase, Rnl2 family, whose translation MIFKTYNSIENVYQARVIEQIRMQGFGDEVFIVQEKVHGANFSFFTDGKKIKIAKRTAFIEKDEKFFNAHQMLERYRKNVMAVFQKVRTIHPDVETVVIYGELFGGGYKHKEVEPVKDAVKVQNGIEYAPYNEFYAFDVKLNGITYMDTEVVNQIFEETGFFYAKTLFQGTLEEALKFPNAFNSYIPAWLGLPDLEDNMCEGTIVKTLKTRYFGNGARVILKNKNEKWIEKSKMVKKQAKAIHKQVHFSEKAQEIWEEIQKYATVNRLNNVVSKIGEFEPKIIGKVIGLFAQDILEDFEKDFPVAFTSIEKEEQKRINKKLNSFVIDFIKEELLTLKV comes from the coding sequence ATGATTTTCAAAACATATAATTCTATAGAAAATGTTTACCAGGCCCGCGTGATCGAACAGATCAGGATGCAGGGTTTTGGGGATGAGGTTTTCATAGTACAGGAAAAAGTTCACGGCGCTAATTTCTCTTTCTTTACCGACGGAAAGAAAATTAAAATCGCGAAGAGAACTGCTTTCATCGAAAAAGATGAGAAATTTTTCAATGCCCATCAGATGTTGGAACGCTACAGAAAAAATGTAATGGCAGTATTTCAAAAAGTGAGAACCATCCACCCGGATGTAGAAACTGTCGTAATCTACGGTGAATTGTTCGGTGGTGGCTACAAACATAAAGAGGTAGAACCTGTAAAAGATGCAGTGAAAGTGCAGAATGGCATTGAGTATGCCCCTTACAACGAATTTTACGCTTTCGATGTCAAGTTGAATGGAATTACCTATATGGATACAGAAGTTGTCAATCAGATTTTTGAAGAAACAGGATTTTTCTATGCTAAAACCTTGTTTCAAGGGACTCTGGAAGAAGCTTTGAAATTTCCCAATGCTTTTAATTCATACATTCCAGCCTGGCTTGGACTACCTGATTTAGAAGACAATATGTGTGAAGGTACCATCGTGAAAACTTTGAAAACCAGATATTTTGGAAACGGCGCAAGAGTCATTCTGAAAAATAAGAATGAAAAATGGATCGAAAAATCCAAAATGGTTAAAAAACAGGCGAAAGCTATTCATAAGCAGGTTCATTTCAGTGAAAAGGCGCAGGAAATATGGGAAGAAATTCAAAAATATGCGACTGTCAACAGATTAAATAATGTGGTCAGCAAAATCGGTGAATTCGAACCTAAAATAATAGGTAAGGTAATTGGCCTTTTTGCTCAGGATATTTTGGAAGACTTCGAGAAAGACTTTCCGGTGGCTTTCACCAGCATTGAAAAAGAGGAACAGAAAAGGATCAACAAAAAGTTGAATTCTTTTGTGATTGATTTTATAAAAGAAGAGTTGTTGACTCTTAAAGTGTAG
- a CDS encoding metallophosphoesterase family protein, giving the protein MKPNIFFTADHHFGHENIIKFSERPFESLDHMNEELIKRWNEKVEPGDTVYHLGDMSLGKPDFTKEVLDQLHGNIHLIKGNHEGAALTYPKRFTSIRDYHELKIDEPDNSNGKQKIILFHYAMRTWNDSHRGVWQLYGHSHGTLPDDEKALSFDVGVDCHNFYPVSYEEVKELMKKKKWVAPFASR; this is encoded by the coding sequence ATGAAACCCAATATATTTTTTACAGCAGACCATCATTTTGGTCATGAGAATATTATAAAATTTTCAGAGAGACCTTTTGAATCATTGGACCATATGAATGAAGAACTCATAAAAAGGTGGAACGAGAAAGTTGAACCCGGTGATACGGTCTACCATTTAGGAGATATGAGTTTAGGAAAACCGGATTTTACAAAAGAAGTTTTAGATCAGTTACATGGCAATATCCATTTGATTAAAGGCAATCATGAAGGAGCCGCTTTAACGTATCCCAAACGATTTACTTCTATCAGAGATTACCATGAACTGAAAATTGATGAACCGGATAACAGTAATGGAAAGCAGAAAATTATTCTTTTCCACTACGCGATGCGCACCTGGAATGACTCACACCGCGGAGTATGGCAATTATACGGCCATTCACACGGAACATTACCGGATGATGAGAAAGCTCTGAGTTTTGATGTTGGGGTAGACTGTCACAATTTTTATCCGGTTTCCTACGAGGAAGTCAAAGAATTGATGAAAAAGAAAAAATGGGTGGCTCCATTTGCTTCGAGGTGA
- a CDS encoding 3'-5' exonuclease, giving the protein MKTTENILIVDLEATCWENRPPRGQESEIIEIGVCIMNAKTGKISKSEGILIKPQHSKVSPFCTELTTITQSMLDHEGIMLDDAFDILRAEYDSEELTWASYGNYDLNMLQNQARRFYTDYPMSDDHINVKTLFGEIHPTIRKSVGMQRALGELGFTLEGTHHRGVDDARNIAKILHWCLKNY; this is encoded by the coding sequence GTGAAAACAACAGAAAATATATTAATCGTAGACCTTGAAGCAACGTGTTGGGAAAACCGTCCGCCAAGAGGTCAGGAAAGTGAGATCATCGAAATCGGTGTGTGTATCATGAATGCAAAAACCGGAAAGATCTCCAAAAGTGAAGGAATTTTAATAAAACCACAGCATTCAAAAGTAAGCCCGTTCTGTACCGAGCTGACCACCATTACCCAAAGTATGCTGGATCATGAAGGAATTATGCTGGATGATGCCTTCGATATCCTGAGAGCAGAATATGATTCGGAAGAACTTACATGGGCCAGCTACGGAAATTATGATCTGAATATGCTTCAAAACCAGGCAAGAAGATTCTACACAGATTATCCGATGAGTGATGACCACATCAATGTGAAGACACTATTCGGTGAAATTCACCCTACTATCAGAAAAAGTGTAGGAATGCAAAGGGCTTTGGGAGAATTGGGCTTTACATTGGAAGGTACACACCACAGAGGAGTAGATGATGCAAGGAATATTGCAAAAATTCTGCATTGGTGCCTGAAGAATTATTAA
- a CDS encoding alpha/beta fold hydrolase, giving the protein MEKDIKMEIVRIGEADLCYEIFGEKNTENIILISGLGSQMIRWDIAFCNLLVEKGFRVIRFDNRDSGCSVYNAKREIPADKSIEEVFAALSKEGIPYSLMDMANDVIGLLDYLKIEKAHIAGRSMGGIIAQLLGSNYPERVLSLTIIMSTSLNPSLPKPDPEIMAMMTQPAADPNVDREGYLRAKIHFAEKISGQGDLFDPDQEKALLEEELIRSSTKNGIIRQLLAMGSFQYNSDLLKKITAPTMIIHGTDDLIFHSDCGKDIADSISGSELIVIEGMGHSIPVELYDSISTKIYGLTK; this is encoded by the coding sequence ATGGAAAAAGATATTAAAATGGAGATAGTCAGAATTGGTGAAGCAGATCTTTGTTATGAGATCTTTGGTGAGAAAAATACAGAAAATATAATCCTGATTTCCGGATTAGGAAGTCAGATGATTCGTTGGGATATTGCTTTCTGTAATCTTCTGGTTGAAAAAGGATTCAGGGTGATTCGTTTTGATAACAGGGATTCGGGATGTTCTGTCTATAATGCAAAGCGGGAAATTCCTGCAGATAAAAGCATTGAAGAGGTTTTTGCTGCTCTCAGTAAAGAAGGTATTCCTTATTCATTAATGGATATGGCTAATGATGTGATCGGGCTGCTTGATTATTTAAAGATTGAAAAAGCTCATATTGCAGGCCGTTCAATGGGTGGAATTATTGCACAGCTTTTAGGTTCAAATTATCCCGAAAGAGTTTTGTCATTAACCATCATCATGTCAACCTCTTTAAACCCTTCTCTTCCTAAGCCGGACCCTGAAATTATGGCGATGATGACTCAGCCTGCTGCTGATCCAAATGTTGACAGGGAAGGATATTTAAGAGCAAAAATACATTTTGCAGAAAAAATATCGGGACAAGGAGATCTGTTTGATCCGGATCAGGAAAAAGCTTTGCTTGAAGAAGAGCTTATCCGTTCCAGCACAAAAAACGGCATCATACGGCAACTTTTGGCGATGGGCTCTTTTCAATATAATTCTGACTTATTGAAAAAGATAACTGCTCCAACCATGATTATTCATGGAACAGATGATCTGATCTTTCACTCTGATTGCGGAAAAGATATTGCGGATTCTATTTCTGGTTCTGAATTAATAGTAATTGAAGGAATGGGACATTCTATTCCGGTGGAACTTTATGATTCTATCAGTACTAAAATATATGGTTTAACAAAATAA
- a CDS encoding GIY-YIG nuclease family protein — protein MKNAAKKQLREKAKDHKTTMGVLAVTNTTNGKQYIQGSLHLEALMNKMKFLLNGGMFTNLQLQREWTELGSEAFIFEFVMIVPDQNNEYINYRKEIQKAEEAYISGSDAQLY, from the coding sequence ATGAAAAATGCAGCAAAAAAACAGCTAAGGGAAAAAGCAAAAGACCATAAAACAACGATGGGGGTACTTGCGGTTACTAATACTACAAATGGGAAACAGTATATCCAGGGATCCTTACATCTTGAGGCTTTGATGAATAAAATGAAATTCCTTTTAAATGGCGGAATGTTCACTAATCTTCAGCTACAAAGGGAATGGACAGAATTGGGAAGTGAAGCCTTTATCTTTGAATTTGTCATGATTGTTCCTGATCAGAACAATGAATATATCAACTATCGTAAGGAGATACAGAAAGCGGAAGAAGCTTATATTTCCGGGTCCGATGCACAATTATACTAG
- a CDS encoding MarR family winged helix-turn-helix transcriptional regulator, with product MISNELLFLINLNKLQSEIARRFDSLGAHGLGLNDFVILYLLSSSPQGKMRRIDLAEKTGLTASGVTRLLNPLEKIGLVAREANERDARVSYVVITANGKKIFEEATLSAEYITKEILPSRKSKSLKTVNEFLFDLGGNIQ from the coding sequence ATGATAAGCAATGAATTATTATTTTTAATCAACCTTAATAAACTGCAATCTGAAATTGCCAGAAGGTTTGATTCTCTGGGTGCTCATGGTTTGGGACTCAATGACTTTGTTATACTTTATCTTCTCAGTTCTTCTCCTCAGGGTAAGATGCGGAGGATAGATCTTGCCGAAAAAACCGGACTTACGGCATCTGGAGTGACCCGTTTATTGAATCCTCTTGAAAAAATAGGTTTGGTAGCAAGAGAAGCCAACGAAAGAGATGCCCGCGTCAGCTATGTTGTAATTACAGCTAATGGTAAAAAGATATTTGAAGAAGCTACACTAAGCGCCGAATATATTACAAAAGAAATCCTTCCTTCCAGAAAGAGTAAATCTTTAAAAACAGTAAATGAATTTTTATTTGATCTTGGAGGAAATATACAATAA
- a CDS encoding DUF6493 family protein has translation MKERLYEILNEEKIHEIIPFLKQLSIEERKTLVPSIKKMDREISKIVMTKNSYHTAGSVNQHSIINIASFVCMDKKNFGKNYWSLFRNAEQTEQILEWGCPEWFSDFINESVEADFTAFNYKDILGWTEKGYVQPKPQLLGHHLSNYPADLDHYPETLNTHFWYLCKYPSKSLPFRKEWFPIVQKLIADKKIDRKRFLRECLLASNRNFNKNVTGWFMDAFTSLKPTEEELSDLQEELLAGLTSSQSKAVNTILSHLKKIAGIADFKSEEFSHYLPNLLSTEVKTVVVSSLGLTEKIFQRRKINPELLGMALCTAFVSKDNGIQSKAAKIILKYIPVSENMIEALSHYSDNILTNIRPLLSKYIEQKQPQLEAIASEKLYLTTPENAVKVLENFEDLMLYLPLAMDDPYSHHCDVALSGFIRFAGDVDAGSVKLVEPVFLKACKTISKWEVPFLNVLLCNAIINYGLELLEQYPVQLKNLEKIYRKTQEEEAERESYLNYQKKLGPIENVGADCPAKSAFKEIAIYVFQKIKTGNNIPLLFPITHAPCWISPVTLVERLEAYQNAGIEPHHLDIQLALQRCALDNTSEAIIEVEKRLKGEYKDLLLFFFGKNAEPEGECKHPSWWMTAGITRSPETVFEKFSSFGYDNIPVEFLSGEYTWRTIDSRKNSYYPAELNITIPKYHLEKRKDPLFMEYFVAEQKELNEIPALMLCFPNTPANALVKVMKHCLFYSGIAEVYERSLVLNTANALYQTKKPLDEIGYLFLGTIFLDSDKTIRETAAHMWLEHVSGQIMDNARLGRVIGLHERLEWAPVKRLTDVIQHHMLNVSKNHNIALEELIFNILIQMDTPVTNLKKILEIYHEVLALNHSQVHHKITEKINSWKENSSLKKICNLLLKK, from the coding sequence ATGAAAGAAAGACTTTATGAGATCCTTAATGAGGAAAAAATACATGAGATTATCCCTTTTCTGAAGCAGCTTAGCATTGAGGAAAGAAAAACACTGGTGCCGTCTATAAAGAAAATGGACCGGGAGATCAGCAAGATCGTAATGACTAAAAACTCTTACCACACCGCAGGTTCTGTCAATCAGCACTCTATTATTAATATTGCTTCATTTGTCTGCATGGATAAGAAAAATTTCGGTAAAAATTACTGGAGTCTTTTCCGGAATGCAGAACAGACCGAACAGATTTTGGAGTGGGGCTGTCCCGAATGGTTTTCAGACTTTATCAACGAATCTGTAGAAGCTGACTTTACCGCATTTAATTATAAAGATATTTTAGGATGGACAGAAAAAGGCTATGTACAACCGAAACCTCAATTGCTGGGACACCACCTGAGCAATTATCCGGCTGATCTTGATCATTATCCTGAAACCCTGAATACCCATTTCTGGTATCTGTGTAAATATCCTTCCAAATCCTTACCTTTTCGTAAAGAATGGTTTCCTATTGTTCAGAAGCTCATTGCAGACAAAAAAATTGATAGAAAAAGATTTCTGAGAGAATGTCTTCTGGCCTCCAACAGAAACTTTAATAAAAATGTGACAGGCTGGTTTATGGATGCATTTACTTCCTTAAAGCCAACGGAAGAAGAATTGTCTGATCTGCAGGAAGAATTGCTTGCTGGCCTGACATCTTCCCAGTCGAAAGCGGTGAATACCATCTTATCACATCTTAAAAAAATTGCAGGAATTGCTGATTTCAAAAGTGAGGAATTTTCGCATTACCTCCCGAATCTCCTGAGCACAGAAGTGAAAACAGTAGTCGTTTCAAGCTTAGGGCTTACTGAAAAAATATTCCAGAGAAGAAAAATAAACCCGGAACTGCTGGGAATGGCTTTATGTACGGCATTTGTAAGTAAAGACAATGGCATACAGTCAAAGGCAGCTAAGATTATCTTGAAATACATTCCTGTTTCTGAAAATATGATTGAGGCGCTTTCTCATTATTCCGATAATATACTGACAAATATACGTCCTCTTTTGTCAAAATATATTGAACAGAAACAACCGCAGCTGGAGGCGATAGCTTCGGAAAAATTATATTTGACAACACCCGAAAATGCAGTCAAAGTCCTTGAGAATTTTGAAGATCTGATGCTTTATCTGCCTTTGGCTATGGATGACCCATACAGCCATCATTGTGATGTTGCTCTGTCAGGATTTATCCGTTTCGCCGGCGATGTTGATGCCGGTTCGGTGAAGTTGGTAGAACCTGTATTTCTGAAAGCCTGTAAGACAATTTCTAAGTGGGAGGTTCCCTTTCTGAATGTTTTATTGTGCAATGCCATTATCAATTATGGTTTAGAGCTGCTTGAGCAATATCCTGTTCAGCTTAAAAATCTGGAAAAAATCTACCGGAAGACACAAGAAGAAGAAGCTGAAAGAGAGTCTTACTTAAACTATCAGAAAAAACTGGGACCAATAGAAAATGTAGGAGCAGATTGTCCTGCCAAAAGCGCATTTAAAGAGATTGCGATCTATGTCTTTCAAAAAATTAAAACCGGAAACAATATTCCTCTGTTGTTTCCCATTACCCATGCGCCATGCTGGATCTCACCTGTTACACTGGTGGAAAGATTGGAGGCATATCAGAATGCCGGTATTGAACCGCATCATCTTGATATTCAGCTGGCATTGCAGCGTTGTGCTTTAGACAATACTTCAGAAGCTATCATAGAGGTGGAGAAAAGACTGAAAGGGGAATATAAAGACTTATTACTTTTCTTCTTTGGCAAAAATGCTGAACCTGAAGGTGAATGTAAACATCCTTCATGGTGGATGACAGCGGGGATTACACGTTCACCGGAAACTGTATTTGAAAAATTCAGCAGTTTTGGATATGACAATATTCCTGTAGAATTCCTTTCAGGAGAATACACGTGGAGAACTATTGACAGCAGGAAAAATTCTTATTATCCCGCGGAACTTAACATTACCATTCCAAAATACCATCTTGAAAAAAGGAAAGATCCCTTGTTTATGGAATACTTTGTGGCAGAACAGAAAGAGCTTAATGAAATACCTGCCCTGATGCTGTGTTTTCCGAATACCCCGGCAAATGCTCTGGTAAAAGTAATGAAACACTGCCTTTTCTATTCAGGAATTGCTGAAGTTTATGAAAGAAGTCTGGTTCTGAATACAGCCAATGCACTTTATCAGACCAAAAAACCGCTGGATGAAATCGGGTATCTGTTCCTGGGAACTATTTTCCTTGACAGTGATAAAACTATCCGCGAAACGGCGGCTCATATGTGGCTTGAACATGTGTCTGGCCAAATAATGGATAATGCCCGTTTAGGAAGGGTGATCGGGCTCCACGAAAGATTGGAGTGGGCACCCGTTAAAAGATTAACAGATGTTATACAGCATCATATGCTGAATGTCAGTAAAAATCATAATATTGCATTGGAAGAGCTGATTTTCAATATATTGATTCAAATGGATACACCAGTCACCAATCTGAAAAAAATTCTGGAAATCTATCATGAAGTTCTTGCACTCAACCATTCGCAAGTTCATCACAAGATAACAGAGAAAATTAACAGTTGGAAAGAAAACTCCAGTTTGAAAAAAATCTGTAATCTCCTTCTGAAAAAATAA
- a CDS encoding VOC family protein → MIKGLYETHVQVSDLENAIQFYTEVLGLKLAHRDETRPIAFLWVGEGKEFMLGLWEQKENLQTRHFAFSSSKEDVLNYSVEFLENKNLKPYNFLKNGSVEPMVFAWMPALAIYFNDPDGNQLEFISILEGESKPELGVLSYDEWMKQTNNL, encoded by the coding sequence ATGATTAAAGGACTATATGAAACCCATGTTCAGGTGAGTGATCTGGAAAATGCAATACAGTTTTATACTGAAGTATTAGGACTAAAATTGGCTCACAGAGATGAAACCAGACCAATTGCTTTTCTATGGGTTGGAGAAGGAAAAGAATTTATGTTGGGATTATGGGAGCAGAAGGAAAACCTTCAAACGAGACATTTTGCTTTCTCCAGCAGTAAGGAGGATGTTTTAAATTACTCAGTGGAATTTTTAGAAAATAAAAACTTAAAACCATATAATTTCCTGAAAAACGGCAGTGTTGAGCCTATGGTATTTGCATGGATGCCTGCACTGGCTATCTACTTTAATGACCCGGACGGAAACCAGCTTGAATTTATTTCTATCCTTGAAGGAGAAAGTAAACCTGAATTAGGAGTGCTTAGCTATGACGAATGGATGAAGCAGACAAACAATTTATAA
- a CDS encoding TROVE domain-containing protein codes for MKFNFLKKENKVVLNYEGAKAYAMTPAEELYSAVVTTGLSDANYEKGNDRLERIRSLIKKNNPEFVAKLAVYARKDMYLRSIPLVLTTELAKQTSGTDLVSKTVDEVIQRADEITELLAYYQLANKRTETKKLNKLSKQIQKGLVKSFNKFDEYQFAKYNRKAEVTLKDALFLVHPKAKDENQQMVFNKIANNTLETPYTWEVELSVLGQTKFADDAERKLAFKNKWEELIFSNKLGYMATMRNLRNILDAGVSADAMDKVCKYLSDERAVSNSKQLPFRFLAAYRELKTIDSPYLSSVLEALEEAVVVSAKNIKGFGFDTSVVIAADVSGSMQKRVSHKSKILLYDIGLLMSMILQSQCKNVVTGIFGDRWLRVPMPKNGILRNVDAFYKREGEVGYATNGYKVIEDLIKRGEKVNKVMLFTDTQMWDSTGSRNSFEDLWNKYKAITPHAKLYIFDLAGYGRQPIDIRKNDVYLIAGWSDKIFDVLNALEDKKSAVEMIHKVVL; via the coding sequence ATGAAATTTAATTTTTTAAAAAAAGAAAATAAAGTAGTACTGAACTACGAGGGTGCAAAAGCATATGCAATGACACCTGCGGAAGAATTGTATAGTGCTGTTGTTACAACAGGACTGTCGGATGCCAACTATGAAAAAGGAAATGACAGATTGGAGAGAATCCGGTCTCTGATCAAAAAAAATAATCCTGAATTTGTGGCAAAACTGGCGGTGTACGCAAGGAAAGATATGTACCTGCGTTCCATTCCTTTGGTTCTAACTACCGAATTGGCAAAACAGACTTCCGGAACAGATCTGGTGAGCAAAACAGTAGATGAAGTCATTCAGAGAGCTGATGAAATCACAGAATTGCTGGCTTATTATCAACTTGCCAATAAAAGGACGGAAACTAAAAAACTGAACAAACTATCCAAGCAGATTCAGAAAGGTCTGGTGAAATCATTCAACAAGTTTGATGAATACCAGTTTGCAAAATACAACAGGAAAGCAGAGGTAACCCTGAAAGACGCACTTTTTCTGGTTCACCCGAAAGCAAAAGACGAAAACCAGCAAATGGTCTTCAATAAAATTGCAAATAATACATTAGAAACTCCTTATACCTGGGAAGTGGAACTTTCTGTTCTGGGACAGACAAAATTTGCTGATGATGCAGAAAGAAAGCTTGCTTTCAAAAACAAATGGGAAGAACTGATTTTCAGCAATAAATTAGGTTATATGGCAACCATGCGAAACCTGAGAAATATTCTGGATGCCGGAGTGTCTGCTGATGCAATGGATAAAGTCTGTAAATATCTTTCCGATGAAAGAGCCGTCTCCAATTCAAAACAGCTTCCATTCAGATTTCTGGCGGCTTACAGAGAATTGAAAACTATAGATTCTCCTTATCTGTCATCCGTATTGGAAGCACTGGAAGAAGCTGTTGTGGTGAGTGCTAAAAACATTAAAGGTTTTGGTTTTGATACTTCAGTGGTAATTGCTGCAGATGTCTCAGGCTCTATGCAGAAACGGGTTTCTCATAAAAGCAAAATACTGCTGTATGATATTGGTTTGCTGATGTCGATGATTCTTCAGTCACAGTGTAAAAATGTGGTGACAGGTATTTTCGGTGACCGCTGGCTGAGAGTTCCAATGCCTAAAAACGGTATTTTAAGAAATGTAGACGCTTTCTACAAACGTGAAGGTGAAGTAGGATATGCTACCAATGGCTACAAAGTGATTGAGGATCTGATTAAAAGAGGTGAAAAAGTGAACAAAGTAATGTTATTCACCGATACCCAAATGTGGGATAGTACTGGAAGCAGAAACTCTTTTGAAGATCTGTGGAACAAATACAAGGCTATCACTCCTCATGCAAAACTGTATATTTTTGACCTGGCAGGTTATGGCAGACAGCCGATTGATATCAGAAAAAATGATGTATATCTTATTGCAGGCTGGTCAGATAAAATTTTCGATGTGCTGAACGCATTGGAAGATAAAAAGTCAGCTGTAGAAATGATTCATAAAGTAGTGCTGTAA